The proteins below are encoded in one region of Paenibacillus sp. YYML68:
- the spo0A gene encoding sporulation transcription factor Spo0A, with amino-acid sequence MHTIEVLLADDNREFTNLLSEFIDEQDDMQVTGVAYNGNDVLRLIEQSSRVPDVLILDIIMPHLDGLGVLEKLREMDLNPQPKIIMLTAFGQENITQKAVQLGASYYILKPFDMEILTNRIRQLVGSAQSMPMMSNSSQGQMKTNVVQLPKTKNLDANITTIIHEIGVPAHIKGYQYLREAITMVYNNIEILGAITKTLYPAIAEKYKTTPSRVERAIRHAIEVAWTRGNIDSISHLFGYTINISKSKPTNSEFIAMVADKLRIEHKVS; translated from the coding sequence GTGCACACAATTGAAGTACTTTTAGCAGATGATAATCGGGAATTTACGAATCTGTTATCTGAATTTATCGATGAGCAGGACGATATGCAGGTGACAGGCGTGGCGTATAACGGTAACGATGTGCTTCGTCTAATTGAGCAGAGCAGCCGTGTGCCAGATGTGTTGATTCTGGACATTATCATGCCTCATCTGGACGGTCTCGGTGTGCTGGAGAAGCTTCGCGAGATGGACTTGAACCCGCAGCCGAAGATTATTATGCTAACAGCGTTCGGTCAAGAAAACATTACGCAAAAAGCGGTTCAGCTTGGCGCCTCCTACTATATTCTTAAGCCGTTCGATATGGAAATATTGACAAACCGCATTCGTCAGCTAGTCGGCTCCGCACAATCGATGCCGATGATGAGCAACTCGAGCCAAGGGCAAATGAAGACGAACGTCGTTCAGCTGCCAAAGACGAAAAACTTGGACGCCAACATTACGACAATTATCCACGAAATCGGTGTACCTGCGCATATTAAAGGGTATCAATATTTGCGTGAAGCGATCACGATGGTGTATAACAACATCGAGATTCTGGGCGCCATTACGAAGACGCTGTATCCGGCGATTGCCGAGAAATATAAGACGACGCCTAGCCGTGTTGAGCGTGCGATTCGTCACGCGATTGAGGTTGCTTGGACGCGCGGCAACATCGACAGCATCAGTCATCTGTTCGGCTACACGATCAACATCTCGAAGTCGAAGCCGACGAATAGCGAATTTATCGCGATGGTGGCGGATAAGCTGCGGATTGAGCACAAGGTGTCGTGA
- a CDS encoding DUF2524 domain-containing protein: MIDQLESSYNCSNAGQDLHTLQEELASLKQSSNSSDKETVEMINRLENQIHFIKNKCDIRP, encoded by the coding sequence ATGATCGATCAGCTGGAAAGCAGCTACAATTGCTCCAATGCAGGCCAGGACCTGCATACCTTGCAAGAAGAGCTCGCGTCGTTAAAGCAGTCGTCCAACTCCTCAGACAAAGAAACCGTGGAAATGATCAACCGACTGGAAAATCAGATTCATTTTATCAAAAACAAATGCGACATACGGCCGTAG
- a CDS encoding carboxymuconolactone decarboxylase family protein, producing MQQTEMERKVDSYKIGVGHMMDHLPTMVQAYNHFTGECFADGALDAKQKQLIALGISLFANNEVCTYYHVQEAISKGATKAEIMEATAVAAAVGSGHTLSQGVTRVQKALETLTAGTQ from the coding sequence ATGCAGCAGACGGAGATGGAACGTAAGGTGGATTCGTATAAAATTGGGGTCGGTCACATGATGGACCACTTGCCTACGATGGTTCAGGCGTATAACCATTTCACAGGTGAATGCTTCGCAGACGGGGCGCTTGACGCTAAGCAGAAGCAGCTGATTGCACTCGGCATTAGTTTGTTCGCGAACAATGAGGTGTGCACCTATTATCACGTTCAGGAGGCAATCAGCAAGGGGGCAACCAAGGCTGAAATTATGGAGGCAACGGCTGTTGCCGCAGCCGTCGGCAGCGGACATACGCTGTCACAGGGTGTGACGAGAGTTCAGAAGGCGCTCGAGACGCTCACAGCTGGTACGCAGTAA
- a CDS encoding DUF2627 domain-containing protein produces the protein MKAAFQRFIAILLLVIPGLMATYGFLAMKDAWFAQFNTSDGSILWWKLIIGFILFALGVAFIGGWTFFRDRKRNYVAPRFREKRNRR, from the coding sequence ATGAAGGCAGCATTTCAACGCTTTATTGCGATATTACTTCTTGTTATTCCAGGGTTAATGGCGACCTACGGCTTCCTCGCGATGAAGGATGCCTGGTTCGCGCAATTCAACACGAGCGACGGCAGCATACTCTGGTGGAAGCTGATCATAGGCTTTATCTTATTCGCGCTTGGCGTCGCCTTCATCGGAGGCTGGACGTTCTTCCGCGATCGCAAGCGTAATTATGTAGCGCCTCGATTCCGAGAGAAGCGGAACCGGCGCTGA